The proteins below are encoded in one region of Paeniglutamicibacter cryotolerans:
- a CDS encoding amidohydrolase, with product MSTDEARAQRITAALEHWKADLLQLSHEIHADPELSGQEFRAAQRVSNLLEKAGFGFDAQQPQLATAFSARHGNGELVAAFCVEYDALPGIGHACGHNVNAAAAVGAALGLAAVAGELGITVKVLGTPAEETTGGKVELIKEGFFDDVSLAMMAHAGADDIVGGSSLAICMWDALYTGKPAHAALAPEEGINALDAMVIAQTAIALARQQLPAGSVVSMIVTEGGSAANVIPDRARANIEMRAESVETLRRIEARVRRCLEAGAHGTGAALDIREVGNEYADLRQDRFLAGAYQRALGARERDVLYDERALASTDMGNVSHLVPTIHPVIGYEVGGAVHHTAEFTAFGTSASADKAIMDAAFGMAMAAAAAAADPVERERLLAAKD from the coding sequence ATGAGCACCGACGAGGCACGGGCGCAGCGGATCACCGCGGCACTGGAACACTGGAAAGCCGACCTGCTGCAACTCAGCCATGAGATCCACGCCGATCCGGAACTGAGCGGCCAGGAATTCCGGGCCGCTCAGCGGGTTTCGAACCTTCTGGAAAAGGCCGGCTTCGGCTTCGATGCCCAGCAGCCGCAGCTGGCCACCGCCTTTTCCGCCCGGCACGGAAATGGTGAACTCGTCGCGGCCTTCTGCGTTGAATACGACGCGCTTCCGGGCATCGGGCATGCCTGTGGCCATAACGTGAACGCAGCCGCCGCAGTCGGGGCGGCACTGGGGCTGGCGGCGGTGGCCGGGGAACTGGGCATCACCGTGAAAGTGCTCGGAACCCCGGCGGAGGAGACCACCGGTGGGAAGGTCGAGCTGATCAAGGAGGGGTTCTTCGATGACGTCTCGCTGGCCATGATGGCCCATGCGGGAGCCGATGACATCGTGGGTGGTTCATCCCTGGCCATTTGCATGTGGGATGCGTTGTATACGGGAAAGCCGGCCCATGCGGCATTGGCCCCCGAGGAGGGGATCAACGCGCTCGATGCCATGGTCATCGCCCAGACCGCCATCGCCCTGGCCCGGCAACAACTTCCCGCCGGTTCGGTGGTGTCGATGATCGTGACCGAGGGCGGTAGCGCCGCGAACGTCATTCCCGACCGGGCCCGTGCAAACATTGAAATGCGTGCCGAGTCGGTGGAGACCCTGCGCCGAATCGAGGCCAGGGTCAGGCGCTGTCTGGAAGCCGGAGCGCATGGCACCGGGGCCGCGCTGGATATCAGGGAGGTCGGCAACGAGTACGCCGACCTGCGCCAGGATCGCTTCCTGGCCGGGGCCTACCAGCGGGCACTAGGTGCCCGGGAACGCGACGTTCTCTACGATGAGCGGGCCCTGGCCTCCACCGACATGGGCAACGTCTCCCACCTGGTGCCGACCATCCACCCGGTCATCGGCTACGAGGTCGGGGGCGCGGTACACCACACGGCCGAATTCACTGCCTTCGGCACCTCGGCATCGGCAGATAAGGCCATCATGGACGCCGCCTTCGGGATGGCCATGGCCGCCGCTGCGGCGGCAGCTGATCCGGTCGAACGGGAGCGGTTGTTGGCTGCCAAGGACTGA
- a CDS encoding zinc-binding dehydrogenase gives MTETMMAAVLERPGAPLRLEEVRMPEPKHGEVLVRVAGCGVCHTDLHVIKGEVAFPTPGVLGHEVSGTVAAWGPGVTGLTEGMNVVCSFIIPCGTCTHCVRGRDDLCLNFFSQNRLKGTLYDGTSRIFRPNGQPLAMYSMGGLAQYAVVPANNVFALPAGLPLVNSSILGCAVFTAYGAVRHAADLRHGDTVAVYGSGGIGSNLIQVARALGASQIIAVDIRDDQLAAARALGATDTINSRTEDVTARLLELTSGRGVDVAFEARGLPETMVRASEAVTDGGKLVAVGIADGRATAPIEITRLVRRSIQIIGSYGARTRTDMPAVLQLAQSGAITTSRVITRRGPLEEAAQMYDDLDAGRIVGRAVIDQT, from the coding sequence ATGACCGAAACCATGATGGCGGCAGTACTGGAACGCCCCGGGGCCCCGCTCCGGCTTGAAGAAGTCCGCATGCCCGAGCCGAAGCATGGCGAGGTGCTGGTGCGCGTTGCCGGCTGCGGCGTCTGCCATACCGACCTGCACGTCATCAAGGGCGAAGTGGCCTTTCCGACGCCGGGAGTCCTCGGACACGAGGTGTCAGGGACGGTAGCGGCGTGGGGCCCCGGCGTCACCGGACTGACCGAAGGCATGAACGTCGTCTGCTCGTTCATCATCCCCTGCGGCACGTGCACCCATTGCGTGCGTGGACGAGATGACCTGTGCCTGAACTTCTTCTCCCAAAACCGGCTCAAGGGGACCCTGTACGACGGCACCTCGCGGATCTTCCGCCCCAATGGCCAGCCGCTGGCCATGTACTCGATGGGAGGGCTCGCACAGTACGCGGTTGTCCCGGCGAACAACGTGTTTGCGTTGCCCGCCGGCCTTCCGCTGGTGAATTCATCGATCCTGGGCTGCGCGGTCTTCACCGCCTACGGTGCGGTGCGCCACGCGGCGGACCTCCGGCACGGGGATACGGTAGCGGTGTATGGCAGCGGCGGGATCGGATCCAACCTCATACAGGTCGCCCGTGCCTTGGGCGCATCCCAGATCATTGCCGTCGATATCCGTGATGACCAGTTGGCGGCGGCCCGTGCCCTGGGCGCCACCGACACCATCAATTCCCGGACCGAGGACGTGACGGCACGCTTGCTTGAGCTGACTTCCGGCCGGGGCGTGGATGTCGCCTTCGAAGCACGCGGGCTCCCCGAGACCATGGTGCGGGCCAGTGAGGCGGTGACCGACGGAGGCAAGCTCGTCGCGGTCGGGATCGCCGATGGACGGGCCACCGCACCGATCGAGATCACCCGCCTGGTGCGCCGGTCGATCCAAATCATTGGTTCCTACGGCGCGCGGACGCGAACCGACATGCCTGCCGTCCTCCAACTGGCCCAGTCCGGGGCGATCACCACCTCCCGGGTGATTACCCGGCGCGGCCCGTTGGAGGAAGCCGCGCAGATGTACGACGACCTCGATGCGGGACGGATCGTCGGACGAGCCGTCATCGATCAGACATGA
- the hisC gene encoding histidinol-phosphate transaminase — MTWLKIGASMWSMQKITWDSVVETDSDSTVEPISRRPLYQQVRDRVIQLVNDKMLTIGDQLPSERVLSAHLGVSRHSLRQAMSALEAQGLIEIRHGSGAYLVGSEPSQVASEMADALIDSSEQLPYVMEARFAIEPYMTGIAAERRTPADLIAIRASLRRMEDELALGESGEQGDIDFHAAVLSAARSPLLADFMSQLKAGMTRLREEALAQPTSPRLAVEAHYAILDAIEAGDRERASRAAHLHLVDAAKALLVSDLGDSPNSLLLEMSLDTTTENHQIIQLEPELEVLPVPSLASLTPYRAGESAKVVQAQTGLETVHKLASNENPYGCSKLASEAVASAATSLSVYPEVTAGALRTAVAELHGVKENQLVFGNGSDEVLLMIARAFLGPGRTAVACEPTFAQYRAHTLSTGAKYIPVPLEDGRTDPIALAAMAPGASVIWVCNPNNPTGAYLDAAGFNDLMAAVPKDVVVVVDEAYAEYVTAPDFPDAAALTRTYPNLIMTRTFSKIHGLAAIRIGYGIAGEKVANLLNTVRSPFNTSSLAQAAALASLKDTGFLEQSRERNARERSSIEDFCRLHGLGYYPSQSNFVLFDAPGGAENAFASLKERGYIVRPGTQLGFPTKIRMSVGTSEQITGALDSLKELL; from the coding sequence TTGACCTGGTTGAAAATTGGTGCAAGCATGTGGTCCATGCAGAAGATAACGTGGGATTCCGTCGTCGAAACAGACTCTGACAGCACCGTAGAGCCAATATCCCGCCGCCCCCTCTACCAGCAGGTCCGGGACCGCGTGATCCAGCTCGTCAATGACAAAATGCTGACGATCGGGGATCAGCTGCCCTCCGAACGGGTCCTATCGGCCCACCTGGGAGTGAGCAGGCACTCGCTCCGACAGGCCATGTCGGCCCTGGAAGCACAGGGATTGATTGAGATCAGGCACGGGTCAGGGGCCTACCTCGTGGGCAGCGAACCGAGCCAGGTGGCCTCGGAAATGGCCGATGCACTCATCGACTCCAGTGAACAACTGCCGTATGTGATGGAGGCACGGTTTGCCATCGAGCCCTATATGACGGGCATTGCGGCTGAGCGGCGGACTCCTGCGGACCTCATCGCGATCCGGGCATCACTGCGCAGGATGGAAGACGAACTCGCGTTGGGCGAGTCCGGAGAACAAGGGGACATCGACTTCCATGCCGCAGTGCTGAGTGCTGCCCGCAGCCCCCTTCTCGCCGATTTCATGAGCCAGCTTAAAGCCGGGATGACTCGGTTGCGCGAGGAAGCACTTGCACAACCAACCAGTCCACGTCTTGCGGTCGAAGCACACTACGCCATTCTGGACGCGATCGAGGCCGGCGATCGCGAACGTGCTTCCCGGGCAGCGCACCTGCATCTCGTCGATGCGGCCAAAGCCCTTCTGGTATCGGACTTGGGCGACTCACCGAACTCGTTGCTATTGGAGATGTCTTTGGATACCACGACCGAAAACCACCAAATCATTCAGCTGGAACCCGAATTAGAGGTCCTTCCGGTGCCCTCCCTGGCCTCACTGACGCCCTACCGTGCGGGAGAATCAGCCAAGGTAGTCCAAGCACAGACGGGTCTCGAGACGGTTCATAAGCTGGCATCCAATGAGAACCCCTATGGCTGCTCCAAGCTCGCCTCCGAAGCGGTCGCTTCGGCAGCCACCTCCCTCTCCGTGTATCCCGAGGTCACCGCCGGAGCATTACGTACTGCGGTAGCAGAACTCCATGGCGTCAAGGAGAACCAACTCGTCTTCGGAAACGGCTCCGACGAAGTGCTCTTGATGATTGCACGGGCGTTCCTGGGACCTGGCCGAACGGCCGTGGCCTGCGAACCAACCTTCGCCCAATATCGGGCGCACACCCTGTCCACGGGAGCCAAGTACATCCCGGTGCCGCTTGAAGACGGACGGACGGATCCCATCGCACTGGCCGCCATGGCACCAGGTGCGTCAGTCATCTGGGTCTGCAACCCCAACAACCCGACCGGGGCCTACCTCGATGCCGCAGGTTTCAATGACCTGATGGCGGCGGTCCCCAAGGACGTGGTCGTTGTCGTCGATGAGGCATATGCCGAGTACGTGACCGCGCCCGACTTCCCAGATGCCGCGGCGCTGACGCGGACCTACCCCAACTTGATTATGACCCGGACTTTTTCGAAGATACATGGTCTTGCGGCGATCCGGATCGGCTACGGCATCGCTGGCGAGAAGGTGGCCAACCTGCTCAACACCGTGCGCAGCCCCTTCAACACCTCGTCCTTGGCACAGGCGGCGGCACTCGCCTCCTTGAAGGACACCGGCTTCCTCGAGCAAAGCCGCGAACGCAATGCCCGGGAACGGTCCAGCATCGAGGATTTCTGTCGTCTGCATGGCCTTGGGTACTACCCCTCTCAATCCAACTTCGTACTTTTTGATGCTCCCGGTGGAGCAGAGAACGCCTTTGCCTCGCTGAAGGAACGGGGCTACATTGTCCGCCCCGGAACCCAGCTGGGGTTTCCCACCAAAATCCGCATGTCGGTCGGCACCAGCGAGCAAATCACCGGTGCTCTCGATTCCCTCAAAGAACTGCTCTGA
- a CDS encoding ABC transporter ATP-binding protein: protein MNEVAAVTVDAVSQVYFPGTANEVRALRRLSLSIAPNEWVAVIGSNGAGKSTLLRTVAGLERPLRGRVELNGRDVTSWPEYRRASIIARIDQDPGASTAPTLSIEENLAIAAMRGERRLFRRGVTAARRKAFREALAVCNLGLEDRLQAPVGNLSGGQRQALGLVMATLTGPDVLLLDEHTSALDPKAAAQVMELTNRQVREHRLATLMVTHNMQHAIDYGDRLVMMHRGQIVLDVTNPAKAQLTVSRLIDRFHEVSGESFSNDRSLLAP from the coding sequence GTGAACGAGGTAGCGGCAGTCACGGTGGACGCCGTCTCCCAGGTGTACTTCCCGGGGACGGCCAACGAGGTCAGGGCCCTGCGGCGGTTGAGCCTGAGCATCGCCCCGAACGAATGGGTAGCGGTCATCGGCAGCAACGGAGCGGGCAAGTCGACGCTGCTGCGCACGGTCGCCGGGCTGGAACGGCCCCTGCGCGGCCGGGTGGAACTCAATGGACGCGACGTGACGTCGTGGCCGGAATACCGCCGGGCCTCGATCATTGCGCGCATCGACCAGGACCCCGGAGCCAGTACCGCCCCGACGCTCTCGATCGAGGAGAACCTGGCGATCGCCGCGATGCGCGGGGAACGCCGCCTCTTCCGCCGCGGCGTCACGGCAGCCAGGCGCAAGGCCTTCCGCGAGGCACTGGCCGTCTGCAACCTGGGGCTGGAGGACCGGCTGCAGGCGCCCGTGGGCAACCTGTCCGGCGGCCAGCGCCAGGCCCTGGGCCTGGTCATGGCCACGCTGACCGGACCCGACGTCCTGCTCCTGGACGAGCACACCTCGGCCCTGGATCCGAAGGCCGCCGCCCAGGTGATGGAGCTGACCAACCGGCAGGTCCGCGAGCACCGCCTGGCCACCTTGATGGTCACGCACAACATGCAACACGCCATCGACTACGGCGACCGGCTGGTAATGATGCACCGTGGACAAATCGTGCTCGACGTGACGAACCCCGCGAAGGCACAGCTCACCGTGTCCCGGCTCATCGACCGCTTCCACGAAGTCTCGGGGGAGTCCTTCTCCAATGACCGAAGCCTGCTGGCCCCGTAA
- a CDS encoding MFS transporter, whose amino-acid sequence MTSTRPAPRAADITRRSIIGMIIAMALIESLSGVTQGFLNPILPALGPVLNIDDPTINGIFLISNLSFAVLTPIISRLGDSYGYRLVLRCSTLVVVLGVFMMALWPTLWTVTIGVVMLTCVVGFIPLMMGILRVTSPKHTRTGVSVMIGMLMIMVGGGGLLAGIVGVNDPTRGFWVGVPFALVALACSFLLPDAGTPSREGLALGPLMACSVGLIGFVAALSMGPDWGWTNAKTIGSGVLGLVLLLIWIKLDFRRAEGVPPFIDLRMLLNPSIRTVSTATFLFGFASVSYMGTNGIFLHAEASSAGYGFGLSPLDIAIILAATSVLSLLSSLFTAKAMSLFGERTTLVFAGFLLAASFIVMLSARANLVGYIAGFSLFMLSMGIYQAATRSLSVEGVPVEETSSAAGLNELALSVGIAVGAAIVKMISSANVLEGKITLTGLNAIWLSLAAAALLAALAAARYPHRQTTESKP is encoded by the coding sequence ATGACAAGCACTCGCCCTGCCCCGAGGGCCGCGGATATCACCCGCCGCTCGATCATTGGCATGATCATCGCCATGGCCCTGATCGAATCCCTGAGCGGGGTTACCCAGGGATTCCTGAACCCCATCCTGCCGGCACTCGGGCCGGTCCTGAACATTGACGATCCGACGATCAACGGGATCTTCCTGATCTCCAACCTGAGCTTCGCCGTGCTCACCCCGATCATTTCCCGTCTCGGGGACAGCTATGGCTATCGGTTGGTGTTGCGTTGTTCCACGCTCGTGGTGGTTCTCGGCGTCTTCATGATGGCGTTGTGGCCGACCCTCTGGACGGTGACCATCGGAGTGGTCATGCTCACCTGCGTGGTCGGGTTCATCCCGTTGATGATGGGCATTCTTCGCGTGACCAGCCCGAAGCACACCCGTACCGGTGTTTCGGTGATGATCGGGATGCTGATGATCATGGTCGGTGGCGGCGGACTGCTGGCCGGGATCGTGGGAGTGAACGATCCGACCCGGGGATTCTGGGTCGGGGTGCCCTTCGCCCTGGTGGCGTTGGCCTGCTCCTTCCTGCTGCCCGATGCCGGTACGCCGTCCCGGGAGGGGCTCGCCCTGGGCCCATTGATGGCCTGTTCGGTGGGCCTGATCGGATTCGTGGCGGCCCTGTCCATGGGCCCGGACTGGGGCTGGACCAACGCCAAGACCATCGGATCCGGGGTCCTGGGCCTGGTCTTGCTGCTGATCTGGATCAAGCTCGATTTCCGCCGCGCGGAAGGCGTCCCGCCGTTCATCGACCTGCGGATGCTGTTGAACCCGAGCATCCGGACCGTTTCGACCGCAACGTTCCTCTTTGGCTTCGCTTCGGTCAGCTACATGGGCACGAACGGCATCTTCCTGCATGCCGAGGCCTCGAGTGCAGGCTACGGCTTCGGGCTGAGCCCACTGGATATCGCCATCATCTTGGCAGCGACCTCCGTCCTGTCACTGCTTTCCTCTTTGTTCACCGCGAAGGCGATGAGCCTGTTCGGCGAACGGACCACGCTGGTCTTCGCCGGATTCCTGCTGGCCGCCAGCTTCATCGTGATGCTGTCCGCCCGGGCCAACTTGGTGGGCTACATTGCCGGGTTCTCCCTATTCATGCTGAGCATGGGCATCTATCAGGCCGCCACCCGGTCGCTGTCCGTCGAGGGGGTTCCGGTGGAAGAAACCTCATCGGCCGCCGGACTGAACGAGTTGGCGCTGAGCGTGGGAATTGCCGTGGGTGCAGCTATCGTGAAAATGATTTCCTCGGCCAATGTGCTGGAGGGAAAAATTACCCTGACCGGGCTGAACGCCATATGGCTGTCCCTGGCAGCCGCGGCCCTGCTGGCGGCGCTGGCGGCGGCCCGATATCCGCACCGACAGACAACGGAGAGCAAGCCATGA
- a CDS encoding HpcH/HpaI aldolase family protein: MPRTPVPNLGPDQLRALWATPAPAYGLWSTMGDSRSPELAARTGYDWVGLDAQHGALTEGQVLDFLRGAEGSGIPTLVRTRGGDPDMLGWLLDVGADGVIVPMVESRSQAQALVRATRYPPLGARSFGPVRAFERGVPAPAAYAHRPLVFAMIETAAAVENVQDIASVEGLDGLFVGPGDLAVSLGRAPSLDLPDAELDGLIRRVGQAAQDNGLVSGIYSGSVEVLHRYRQAGFQLMVVTSDMAAYAAGIDAALGKART, from the coding sequence ATGCCTCGAACACCCGTCCCGAATCTCGGACCAGACCAGTTGCGTGCGCTGTGGGCAACACCCGCTCCCGCCTACGGCCTGTGGTCCACGATGGGAGACTCGCGATCCCCTGAACTGGCGGCGCGGACAGGTTATGACTGGGTGGGCCTGGATGCCCAGCACGGTGCCTTGACCGAAGGGCAGGTCTTGGACTTCCTCCGTGGCGCAGAAGGATCCGGCATTCCCACGCTGGTCCGTACCCGCGGCGGCGACCCGGACATGCTCGGCTGGCTGCTCGACGTCGGTGCAGACGGCGTGATCGTGCCGATGGTCGAATCGAGGTCCCAGGCCCAGGCCCTGGTCCGGGCAACCCGGTACCCGCCACTTGGTGCACGCAGTTTCGGCCCGGTGCGTGCCTTTGAACGTGGAGTGCCCGCACCTGCCGCATATGCGCACCGGCCTTTGGTTTTTGCCATGATAGAGACCGCCGCAGCCGTCGAGAACGTCCAGGACATCGCCAGCGTCGAAGGCCTGGACGGACTGTTCGTCGGTCCGGGCGACCTTGCGGTGTCCCTGGGCCGCGCACCCTCGCTGGACTTGCCGGATGCGGAACTCGACGGGCTCATCCGCCGCGTCGGACAAGCCGCTCAGGACAACGGACTCGTCAGCGGTATTTACAGCGGAAGCGTAGAGGTGTTGCATCGCTACCGGCAGGCAGGTTTCCAACTCATGGTGGTGACCTCGGACATGGCCGCCTACGCAGCGGGCATCGACGCTGCCCTCGGCAAGGCCCGGACGTGA
- a CDS encoding ABC transporter permease, whose protein sequence is MDSSILNTLDQGLILAFAVIGVLLTFRILDFPDLTVEGSFPLGGAVIATLLVSGMNPWLGIIAAVICGALAGALTGLLITALRINEIIAGIVVAAGMYSVNLLVMRAPNVNLMGHDTIYSLVLGGLGVPENSLNRAGVTFVLLSVSVAALIWFLNTDLGLTIRAAGANKRMVRALGMNTSVSLILAMMIGNGFVAASGALLTQAQGFADVNMGIGTLVAAAASVVIGETIFGRRNLLVWCMGAVAGALIYQGLLNIGLRLGMPAFYFKGVTAILMVLALYVPTAISQYRQRHRPFVDEEPEPVVTTTVGSSL, encoded by the coding sequence GTGGATAGCTCCATACTCAACACCTTGGATCAAGGCCTGATCCTCGCATTTGCCGTCATCGGCGTGCTCCTCACCTTCAGGATCCTCGACTTTCCCGACCTGACGGTCGAAGGCTCCTTCCCCCTGGGTGGAGCGGTCATCGCCACGCTGCTCGTGTCCGGCATGAATCCGTGGCTGGGCATCATCGCCGCGGTGATCTGCGGTGCCCTCGCCGGGGCGCTGACCGGGTTGCTGATCACCGCCCTGCGGATCAATGAGATCATCGCCGGCATCGTGGTCGCGGCGGGAATGTACTCGGTCAACCTGCTGGTGATGCGGGCACCGAACGTCAACCTCATGGGGCATGACACCATTTACAGCCTGGTGCTCGGCGGCCTCGGCGTCCCCGAAAACAGCCTGAACCGGGCGGGCGTCACGTTCGTGCTGCTGTCGGTTTCGGTGGCGGCGCTGATCTGGTTCCTGAACACCGACCTGGGCCTGACGATCCGTGCGGCCGGCGCGAACAAGCGCATGGTTCGGGCCCTGGGCATGAACACCAGCGTCAGCCTGATCCTCGCGATGATGATCGGCAACGGCTTCGTTGCGGCCTCCGGTGCGCTGCTGACCCAGGCCCAAGGGTTCGCGGATGTGAACATGGGCATCGGCACCCTCGTCGCGGCTGCCGCCTCGGTGGTCATCGGCGAAACGATCTTCGGCAGGCGCAACCTGCTGGTCTGGTGCATGGGCGCCGTCGCCGGGGCACTGATCTACCAGGGGCTGCTGAACATCGGCCTGCGCCTGGGCATGCCGGCCTTCTACTTCAAGGGCGTCACGGCGATTCTCATGGTCCTGGCCCTGTACGTGCCGACCGCCATCTCGCAGTACCGGCAGCGGCACCGTCCCTTCGTGGATGAAGAGCCCGAACCCGTCGTCACCACCACTGTAGGGAGCTCACTGTGA
- a CDS encoding acyl-CoA dehydrogenase family protein, producing MKTVVSASIPSHTEILTSARSIVERVRSNAPESDRLGYLSADSFHALQDAGLFQIMTPRRCGGWEGNIASVFEAASIIGEGCPGSAWHIMIANGNAWQVGRQDESIQDEIFGENPGAIVSGAIVPNGLARKVPGGWQVSGRFGFISGIQHASWFSFLTFAEGEEGQRGDMLSMYCPASEVKQLGNWDTLGMRSSGSPDVELVDVFVPDERVSIPADRSSVSDAAQRQTTNLYKMPVVSALPLLVSGTVLGAAKRALELYVERIRQRTERYTGRSKSDSQAQMIRIAKVAAEIKSAEMLLKDAADRFDAIVRGDGASTLEDRATIKWQAVHAIDVLRRAVTTLYDAAGGGVIYNNSEFLATFRNVHVASHHAVCDVDPAAEMYGRLIVGLEVDTRAV from the coding sequence ATGAAAACCGTCGTTTCCGCTTCCATCCCCAGCCACACAGAAATCCTGACGTCGGCCCGATCAATTGTCGAAAGGGTCCGAAGCAACGCTCCGGAATCGGACCGGCTCGGGTACCTGAGTGCCGATTCCTTCCATGCACTCCAGGATGCGGGTCTCTTCCAGATCATGACGCCACGACGGTGTGGCGGCTGGGAAGGAAACATTGCATCGGTCTTCGAAGCCGCGAGCATCATTGGCGAAGGCTGTCCGGGATCCGCCTGGCACATCATGATCGCCAACGGCAATGCTTGGCAGGTGGGCCGTCAGGACGAGAGCATCCAGGATGAGATTTTCGGTGAAAATCCCGGCGCGATCGTCTCCGGAGCAATCGTTCCCAACGGATTGGCCAGAAAGGTGCCCGGGGGCTGGCAGGTTTCCGGTCGCTTCGGATTCATCAGCGGTATCCAGCATGCGTCATGGTTCTCTTTCCTCACCTTCGCCGAAGGCGAGGAAGGCCAGCGCGGGGACATGTTGTCCATGTACTGCCCCGCATCAGAGGTCAAGCAGCTCGGCAACTGGGACACGCTCGGGATGCGTTCATCCGGGTCCCCGGATGTGGAACTGGTGGACGTTTTCGTGCCCGATGAACGGGTCTCGATCCCGGCCGATCGAAGCTCCGTATCCGATGCCGCCCAACGGCAAACGACAAATCTCTATAAGATGCCCGTCGTATCGGCACTGCCGCTCCTGGTCTCCGGGACGGTCCTCGGCGCCGCCAAGCGGGCCCTGGAGCTCTATGTCGAACGGATTCGCCAACGCACGGAACGCTATACGGGGCGTTCGAAGTCCGATTCCCAGGCCCAAATGATCCGCATCGCAAAAGTGGCCGCGGAGATCAAGTCCGCGGAAATGCTGCTCAAGGATGCTGCGGATCGATTCGACGCAATTGTCCGCGGTGATGGCGCCTCGACTTTGGAAGACCGGGCCACCATCAAATGGCAGGCGGTACACGCAATCGATGTGCTTCGCCGGGCCGTCACCACGCTGTACGATGCCGCCGGCGGCGGTGTCATCTACAACAACAGCGAGTTCCTTGCCACCTTCCGCAATGTCCATGTGGCTTCGCATCACGCCGTCTGCGATGTTGATCCAGCCGCAGAAATGTATGGGCGGCTGATCGTCGGACTCGAGGTGGACACCCGGGCCGTCTGA
- a CDS encoding ABC transporter substrate-binding protein produces MNKLTPRKATLLSLALVVAASLTACGQGGSGEADAKPEMKTIGISTIVSHPDLDTLIQGIQDGLKQEGLTEGKDIKVEVQNAQGNIALATTIAQKFAADKVDVIVGVSTPSSLAAVKATENSSIPVIFTGVSADPAAAGLAKPGNEPLGRLVTGVYTPDTTVDQLELFGQLSPDVKKLGFLFNPGEANSVQARTLVDAAAQTHGWSLVDATVTSSNDISAAMNSLVGRVDAVILPQDNTVLTGLPAILKIATENKLPVYSSDTSSVKEGTVATVATNTYEQGVQTAAMLAKILKGTSANDIAPEPAGKVATWVNTTAAENMGVTVPANILETAEIAK; encoded by the coding sequence ATGAACAAGCTCACCCCCCGCAAGGCAACCCTCCTTTCCCTCGCCCTGGTCGTCGCAGCCTCGCTGACCGCCTGCGGGCAGGGAGGATCCGGCGAAGCCGATGCGAAACCGGAGATGAAGACGATCGGCATCAGCACCATCGTGTCCCACCCCGATCTGGACACCCTGATCCAGGGCATCCAGGACGGACTCAAGCAGGAAGGCCTCACCGAAGGCAAGGACATCAAGGTCGAGGTGCAAAACGCCCAGGGCAATATTGCCCTGGCCACCACCATCGCGCAGAAGTTCGCCGCCGATAAGGTCGATGTCATCGTCGGGGTGAGCACCCCCAGCTCGCTGGCCGCGGTGAAGGCCACGGAAAACAGCTCCATTCCGGTGATCTTCACTGGAGTCTCGGCCGATCCCGCCGCTGCCGGTCTGGCCAAGCCGGGCAACGAGCCGCTGGGCAGGCTGGTCACCGGGGTGTACACCCCGGACACCACCGTCGACCAGCTCGAACTCTTCGGGCAGCTGAGCCCGGACGTCAAGAAGCTCGGGTTCCTGTTCAACCCCGGTGAAGCGAACTCCGTCCAGGCCCGCACCCTGGTCGACGCGGCCGCCCAAACCCACGGTTGGAGCCTGGTCGACGCCACCGTCACCTCCAGCAACGACATTTCGGCTGCCATGAACTCCCTGGTCGGCCGCGTCGACGCGGTGATCCTGCCGCAGGACAACACGGTGCTCACCGGGCTTCCCGCCATCCTGAAGATCGCCACGGAGAACAAGCTGCCGGTCTACTCCTCGGATACCAGCTCGGTCAAGGAAGGCACCGTCGCCACGGTGGCCACCAACACCTACGAGCAGGGCGTGCAGACAGCGGCCATGCTGGCCAAGATCCTGAAGGGCACCTCGGCCAACGACATTGCACCCGAGCCGGCCGGCAAGGTCGCCACCTGGGTGAACACCACTGCCGCCGAGAACATGGGCGTCACCGTCCCCGCAAACATCCTCGAGACAGCGGAAATCGCCAAGTGA